In Sulfitobacter sp. W027, a single window of DNA contains:
- a CDS encoding SCO family protein, whose product MKQVIAFGAVGVAAVFLAGTAFMVLRGEDDAYASCRSSQVAGGDIGGPFELVTGAGETVTDADVITEPALLYFGYTSCPDVCPLDVDRNAAATEILEERGQSITPVFITVDPARDTPEVVGDFAEVMHPRMVGLTGSPEQVKAASQAYRTYYKAHPADENGEYLVDHSTFSYLVLPGEGVVDFFRREVRPEQMADSIGCFLDQS is encoded by the coding sequence ATGAAACAGGTGATTGCATTCGGTGCAGTTGGGGTTGCAGCGGTATTTCTGGCAGGCACGGCCTTTATGGTGCTGCGCGGCGAAGACGATGCCTATGCCTCCTGCCGGTCGAGCCAAGTGGCGGGCGGCGATATCGGCGGGCCGTTTGAATTGGTCACCGGTGCCGGCGAAACCGTAACCGATGCGGACGTGATTACCGAGCCCGCCTTGCTCTATTTCGGCTATACCTCTTGCCCCGATGTCTGCCCGCTGGACGTGGACCGCAACGCCGCAGCGACCGAGATTCTAGAAGAGCGCGGTCAGAGCATCACGCCGGTTTTCATCACCGTCGACCCGGCACGCGACACGCCCGAAGTGGTCGGTGACTTTGCCGAGGTAATGCACCCGCGTATGGTAGGGCTCACCGGTTCGCCTGAACAAGTCAAAGCGGCCAGCCAAGCTTACCGCACCTACTACAAGGCCCACCCGGCAGATGAGAATGGCGAATACCTCGTCGATCACTCGACCTTCAGCTATTTGGTATTGCCCGGCGAAGGCGTCGTGGACTTTTTCCGCCGCGAAGTGCGTCCCGAGCAGATGGCCGACAGCATTGGTTGCTTCCTCGATCAAAGCTGA
- a CDS encoding PAS-domain containing protein, giving the protein MALPDVLIVLAAASVTALGALWWLNLTAGRPAVAPPDIDDMSLLFEDGHLIHGSDSALTRFALAPGYHQWEDIREALLSRFPEFPAVPRHGATGNLTLAAEDGDSPPELRITWRDALCWLHLPQTRVAEEITQETFTKLAALRRASDSSPNPAWQTEASGRIIWHNRAYAALKRKAKTDPDSGGAALFSTPSPEHPNRVCLRNAEEGKPDWYALTTTTEDNVQVYHATCINAVVAAEEAQRNFVQTLAKTFAHLSIGLAIFDRNGQLALFNPALVDLTALPAPFLSARPTMVSFFDQLRESRRMPEPKNYKTWRQEIAEVISAATDGRYQETWSLENGQTYSIRGRPHPDGATAFLIEDITAEVTLTRNFRAELEQSQSLLDTLEDGFAVFSASGVLTFCNAAYRTQWKQDPDKSFAEITINDAIRVWQEMSATTPLWPDIAEFVLCRGDRDGWNMPIYPLKGAPLSCEVSAIASGATLVRFRPIPAGAACKDRSATPSESNRRQPSN; this is encoded by the coding sequence ATGGCATTGCCGGATGTTCTCATAGTGCTTGCCGCCGCCTCTGTCACCGCTTTGGGCGCCCTCTGGTGGCTGAACCTGACTGCTGGCCGCCCCGCCGTGGCCCCGCCTGACATCGACGATATGAGCCTGCTTTTCGAAGACGGTCACCTGATCCACGGCTCTGACAGCGCGCTGACCCGCTTTGCCCTCGCCCCCGGCTATCACCAATGGGAGGATATCCGCGAAGCGCTGCTGTCGCGGTTTCCGGAATTTCCAGCTGTGCCCCGCCATGGGGCCACCGGCAATCTCACCCTCGCGGCAGAAGATGGCGACAGCCCGCCAGAGCTTCGCATCACGTGGCGGGACGCATTATGCTGGTTGCATCTCCCCCAGACCCGCGTGGCGGAAGAGATTACCCAGGAGACTTTCACCAAACTTGCCGCCCTGCGCCGCGCCAGTGACAGCAGTCCAAACCCCGCGTGGCAGACCGAAGCAAGCGGGCGGATCATCTGGCACAATCGGGCATATGCGGCGCTTAAACGAAAGGCAAAAACTGATCCCGACAGCGGCGGTGCCGCCCTGTTTAGCACGCCCTCACCTGAACACCCTAACCGCGTCTGCCTGCGCAATGCCGAAGAAGGAAAGCCCGATTGGTACGCCCTGACAACCACCACAGAGGACAATGTGCAGGTCTATCACGCTACCTGTATCAACGCCGTTGTCGCCGCCGAAGAGGCGCAGCGCAACTTTGTCCAGACCCTCGCCAAGACCTTTGCGCATCTGTCCATCGGGCTGGCGATCTTCGATCGCAATGGGCAGTTGGCCCTGTTCAACCCCGCGTTGGTTGACCTGACCGCCCTGCCCGCCCCGTTTCTCAGCGCCCGACCCACAATGGTGTCGTTTTTCGATCAACTGCGCGAAAGCCGCCGCATGCCGGAACCGAAGAACTACAAGACTTGGCGTCAGGAGATTGCAGAGGTGATCTCCGCTGCGACCGATGGGCGCTATCAGGAAACATGGTCGCTCGAGAACGGGCAGACCTACAGCATTCGTGGCCGCCCGCACCCCGATGGCGCCACCGCCTTCCTGATCGAAGACATCACAGCCGAAGTCACCCTGACCCGTAATTTCCGCGCCGAGCTTGAGCAGAGCCAAAGCCTGCTCGACACGCTCGAAGATGGTTTCGCCGTTTTCTCCGCCTCCGGCGTGCTGACATTCTGCAACGCCGCCTATCGGACCCAGTGGAAGCAAGACCCCGACAAAAGCTTTGCCGAAATCACCATCAATGACGCAATCCGCGTCTGGCAAGAAATGTCGGCGACCACTCCGCTTTGGCCCGACATCGCCGAATTCGTCCTCTGCCGCGGCGACCGTGATGGCTGGAACATGCCTATCTACCCCCTTAAAGGCGCGCCGCTCTCCTGCGAGGTCTCGGCCATCGCTTCTGGCGCAACGCTTGTGCGCTTCCGCCCGATCCCTGCCGGGGCGGCCTGCAAAGATCGCTCGGCCACCCCTTCTGAAAGCAACCGGCGGCAACCCTCCAACTAG
- a CDS encoding HD family hydrolase yields the protein MAQKPRAWQRMLSGRRLDLLDPTPVDVEIEDIAHGLAFVARWNGQTRGDYAYSVAEHSLLVETIFARIAPRAPAKWRLAALLHDAPEYVIGDMISPVKAAVGPDYRALDERLTTAVHLRFGLPASLPVRVKQQIKKADRVSAWMEASQIAGFSETEATRFFGRPDAALMEGLTILLRPPVEVRAEFTERHAALLREMA from the coding sequence ATGGCTCAGAAACCCCGCGCGTGGCAGAGGATGCTCTCAGGTCGGCGGCTTGATCTGCTGGACCCGACCCCGGTGGATGTTGAGATTGAGGACATCGCGCATGGGCTGGCCTTCGTCGCCCGCTGGAACGGGCAGACGCGGGGCGACTATGCCTATTCGGTCGCCGAGCATTCGCTGCTGGTCGAGACGATCTTTGCCCGGATCGCCCCCCGCGCGCCTGCGAAATGGCGCTTGGCAGCCCTTCTGCATGACGCCCCGGAATATGTAATCGGTGACATGATCTCGCCCGTGAAGGCTGCCGTTGGGCCGGATTATCGCGCCTTGGATGAGCGGTTGACCACCGCCGTGCATCTCCGCTTCGGCCTTCCCGCCAGCTTGCCGGTGCGGGTGAAGCAGCAGATCAAGAAGGCGGATCGCGTCAGCGCATGGATGGAGGCGAGCCAGATCGCTGGCTTTTCCGAGACCGAGGCAACCCGTTTCTTTGGCCGCCCCGATGCGGCGCTGATGGAGGGGCTAACCATCCTGCTGCGCCCGCCGGTTGAGGTGCGCGCCGAATTCACCGAACGGCACGCGGCGCTGCTGCGCGAGATGGCGTGA
- a CDS encoding S-adenosyl-L-homocysteine hydrolase, which translates to MKPVFSGTILAVTLASLAGAAQAEEVCMPAKEMKSALIDWYGEEPVPGQRNDNSQLWASDQSGTWTLVKTMADGNACVMAQGDDWMAGLAGDKQLAALLD; encoded by the coding sequence ATGAAACCCGTTTTTTCCGGTACGATACTTGCAGTTACCTTGGCCAGCCTCGCAGGTGCTGCACAGGCAGAAGAAGTCTGCATGCCCGCCAAGGAAATGAAGTCCGCCCTGATCGATTGGTACGGTGAAGAGCCTGTGCCGGGCCAGCGGAACGACAACAGCCAACTCTGGGCATCGGATCAATCGGGGACGTGGACATTGGTGAAAACCATGGCCGATGGCAATGCCTGTGTCATGGCACAGGGCGATGACTGGATGGCCGGGCTCGCTGGCGATAAGCAACTGGCCGCTCTTCTGGATTGA
- a CDS encoding DUF2853 family protein, which produces MGKRDEWIAKYAEDLKNKCGMDPDMDLLTKVTIGCGPSIYNADAQTVSSSDTAELNTVKENFLIKKLGLPDDEHLMGGIQKAIETYGRSERNKYRAVVYYMLVKHFGKEAVYG; this is translated from the coding sequence ATGGGCAAGCGTGACGAATGGATCGCCAAATACGCCGAAGATTTGAAGAACAAGTGCGGCATGGATCCGGATATGGACCTGCTGACCAAAGTGACGATCGGCTGCGGTCCGTCTATTTATAACGCTGACGCGCAAACGGTGTCTTCCAGCGATACGGCTGAATTGAACACCGTTAAAGAGAACTTCTTGATCAAGAAACTTGGCTTGCCGGATGACGAACATCTCATGGGCGGCATTCAAAAAGCGATCGAGACCTATGGCCGTTCCGAGCGGAACAAGTACCGCGCCGTGGTCTATTACATGCTGGTCAAACACTTCGGCAAAGAGGCCGTTTACGGCTGA
- the ahcY gene encoding adenosylhomocysteinase, whose product MAHDYIVKDINLAAYGRKELDIAETEMPGLMALRDEYGESKPLKGSRIVGSLHMTIQTAVLIETLVALGADVRWASCNIFSTQDHAAAAIAEAGVPVFAIKGQSLVEHWDYLDKSFMFPEGPNLILDDGGDATLYILLGARVENGEEELIAVPKSEEEEAIFAQIKKRMAESPGWFTKMREQIKGVSEETTTGVHRLYDLVKQGQLPFPAINVNDSVTKSKFDNKYGCKESLVDGIRRATDTMMAGKVAVVMGYGDVGKGSAASLRGAGARVKVTEVDPICALQAAMDGFEVVLLEDVVATADIFITTTGNKDVIRIEHMREMKDMAIVGNIGHFDNEIQVAALKNHKWTNIKEQVDMIEMPNGNRLILLSEGRLLNLGNATGHPSFVMSASFTNQVLAQIELWENTDKYGNNVYILPKHLDEKVARLHLDRIGVKLSKLNAEQAAYIGVTPDGPFKPEHYRY is encoded by the coding sequence ATGGCCCACGACTATATTGTTAAGGATATCAATCTGGCGGCCTACGGTCGTAAAGAGTTGGACATCGCCGAAACCGAGATGCCGGGCCTGATGGCGCTGCGCGACGAGTACGGTGAAAGCAAGCCCTTGAAAGGGTCGCGGATCGTCGGCTCTTTGCACATGACCATCCAGACCGCCGTTCTGATTGAGACGCTTGTCGCACTTGGCGCGGATGTGCGTTGGGCATCCTGCAACATCTTCTCCACCCAAGACCACGCCGCGGCGGCGATTGCCGAAGCGGGCGTTCCGGTCTTCGCCATCAAAGGCCAGTCGCTGGTTGAGCATTGGGATTACCTCGACAAATCCTTCATGTTCCCCGAAGGCCCGAACCTGATCCTCGACGATGGCGGCGATGCGACGCTGTACATTCTGCTGGGCGCACGGGTTGAGAATGGCGAAGAAGAGCTGATCGCCGTGCCGAAGTCCGAGGAAGAAGAAGCGATCTTTGCTCAGATCAAAAAGCGTATGGCGGAAAGCCCCGGCTGGTTCACCAAGATGCGTGAGCAGATTAAAGGCGTTTCTGAGGAGACAACCACCGGCGTGCACCGTCTCTATGATCTGGTGAAACAGGGCCAATTGCCCTTCCCCGCGATCAATGTGAACGACTCTGTCACTAAGTCGAAATTCGACAACAAATATGGCTGTAAAGAGAGCCTCGTCGACGGTATCCGCCGCGCCACCGACACGATGATGGCCGGTAAGGTCGCGGTCGTCATGGGCTACGGCGATGTCGGCAAAGGCTCTGCCGCAAGCCTGCGCGGTGCCGGTGCCCGCGTGAAAGTGACCGAGGTCGATCCAATTTGCGCGCTGCAAGCCGCGATGGACGGTTTTGAAGTCGTGCTGCTGGAAGATGTCGTAGCCACCGCCGATATCTTCATCACCACCACCGGCAACAAGGACGTGATCCGCATCGAACATATGCGCGAGATGAAGGACATGGCGATTGTCGGCAACATCGGCCACTTCGATAACGAAATCCAGGTCGCGGCGCTGAAGAACCATAAATGGACAAACATCAAAGAACAGGTGGACATGATCGAGATGCCGAACGGCAATCGCCTGATCCTGCTCTCCGAAGGGCGCCTGCTGAACCTCGGCAACGCCACCGGCCACCCGTCGTTCGTGATGTCAGCCTCCTTTACCAATCAGGTTTTGGCGCAGATCGAGCTCTGGGAAAACACCGACAAATACGGCAATAACGTCTACATCCTGCCCAAGCATCTGGATGAAAAAGTTGCCCGCCTGCATCTTGATCGGATCGGCGTGAAGCTTTCCAAGCTGAATGCCGAACAGGCTGCCTATATCGGCGTGACCCCCGATGGTCCGTTCAAGCCCGAGCACTACCGCTACTAA
- a CDS encoding nucleotidyltransferase family protein: MRENPDAIMMFAAGFGTRMKHLTQNQPKPMVPVAGRPLVDHALDLARGISPARIVANLHYLPDQLDAHLRTQGVETVIETPEILDTGGGLRNALPLLGAGPVFTMNSDAIWAGANPLEMLRSAWDPARMEALLMTVPLENTLGHGGTGDFTRGAEGRLQRGPGQVYGGVQIIKTDLLADIDAEKFSLNLLWDMMLKRETLFGLPYTGRWCDVGHPDGIPLAESLLAGADV; this comes from the coding sequence ATGCGCGAGAATCCCGACGCCATCATGATGTTCGCGGCCGGGTTCGGCACGCGTATGAAACATCTCACCCAAAACCAGCCCAAGCCCATGGTGCCGGTTGCCGGGCGCCCCTTGGTCGACCATGCGCTGGACCTTGCCCGTGGGATTTCGCCTGCGCGGATCGTGGCGAACCTGCACTACCTGCCTGACCAGTTGGACGCCCATCTGCGGACGCAGGGCGTAGAGACCGTGATTGAAACGCCTGAGATCCTCGACACGGGCGGTGGGCTGCGCAATGCCCTGCCGCTGCTGGGCGCGGGCCCCGTGTTTACCATGAACAGTGACGCGATCTGGGCCGGGGCGAACCCCCTCGAAATGCTGCGCAGCGCATGGGATCCGGCCCGAATGGAAGCGCTGTTGATGACTGTGCCGCTGGAAAACACACTTGGACATGGCGGCACGGGCGACTTTACCCGCGGTGCGGAGGGCCGCCTGCAACGCGGACCGGGGCAGGTCTATGGCGGAGTGCAGATCATCAAGACCGATCTGCTAGCCGATATCGATGCCGAGAAGTTCTCCCTAAACCTGTTGTGGGATATGATGCTTAAGCGCGAGACGCTGTTCGGCCTGCCCTATACCGGGCGCTGGTGCGATGTGGGTCATCCCGACGGCATTCCCCTCGCCGAAAGCCTTCTGGCGGGCGCCGATGTTTGA
- the regB gene encoding sensor histidine kinase RegB, translating into MTQANIRPLDGRTRASWIRLRTMILLRWFAIAGQLTAVTVAQWALGLQLAFGLCYLTIGASVVGNLVAAFVFPQNKRLSERENLAMVLFDLLQLTALLGLTGGLHNPFALLLLAPVTISATALSLRSTLVLGGTAIIAASVLALWHLPLVTQSGDVLRQPGIFVFGHWAALLIAIVFTSAYSRRVTSEVHSMADALSATQLVLAREQKLSDLSGVVAAAAHELGTPLATIKLASTELLGDLEDRPDLAEDAALIRDQADRCRDILRDMGRIGKDDLHMQRAPLTAVVKEAAEPHLERGKTVMFSDNPMARDHARPPTIPRKPEIIHGLRNLVQNAVDFAETTVWIETEWSAEDISVRIIDNGPGFPPQYLGRIGDPFLRRRSGTASEPARPEYEGMGLGLFIAKTFLERSGARLRFANGSDSGWLRGLPPAGSGAVVEVVWPRRLLDLGPDDTVIGENQRLTA; encoded by the coding sequence ATGACGCAGGCAAATATTCGGCCCCTCGACGGGCGCACCCGCGCCAGTTGGATCCGGCTGCGCACGATGATCCTGTTGCGCTGGTTCGCCATTGCCGGACAGTTGACCGCGGTGACCGTTGCGCAATGGGCGCTTGGGCTGCAACTGGCCTTTGGCCTTTGTTATCTGACGATTGGTGCCTCGGTGGTGGGCAACCTCGTCGCGGCCTTCGTATTCCCCCAGAACAAACGCCTGTCCGAGCGCGAGAACCTCGCCATGGTGCTGTTCGATCTGCTGCAGCTGACCGCGCTGCTGGGGCTGACCGGGGGGCTGCACAACCCGTTCGCACTGTTGTTGTTGGCGCCGGTCACGATCTCTGCCACCGCGCTCAGCCTGCGCTCGACATTGGTGCTGGGCGGTACGGCGATCATCGCAGCTTCGGTGCTGGCGCTGTGGCATCTGCCGCTGGTCACCCAGTCTGGCGATGTGTTGCGCCAGCCGGGCATCTTTGTCTTTGGCCATTGGGCGGCGCTGCTGATCGCCATTGTCTTTACCAGCGCCTATTCCCGCCGTGTCACGTCTGAGGTCCACTCCATGGCCGACGCGCTCTCGGCCACGCAATTGGTGCTGGCGCGCGAACAGAAACTGTCGGACCTTAGCGGCGTCGTCGCTGCCGCCGCGCATGAGTTGGGCACGCCGCTGGCCACCATCAAACTGGCCAGCACCGAACTGCTGGGTGACCTCGAAGACCGGCCCGATCTGGCCGAAGACGCCGCGTTGATCCGCGATCAGGCTGACCGGTGTCGCGATATCCTGCGCGACATGGGGCGTATCGGGAAAGACGATCTCCACATGCAACGCGCGCCCCTGACAGCCGTGGTGAAAGAGGCCGCCGAGCCGCATCTGGAGCGTGGCAAGACGGTGATGTTCTCTGACAATCCAATGGCCCGAGATCACGCGCGGCCCCCGACGATCCCCCGCAAACCCGAGATCATTCACGGGCTGCGCAATTTGGTGCAAAACGCAGTGGATTTTGCTGAAACCACGGTTTGGATCGAGACCGAATGGTCCGCCGAGGATATCTCAGTGCGGATTATCGACAATGGGCCGGGTTTCCCGCCCCAGTATCTGGGCCGGATCGGCGATCCATTTCTGCGCCGTCGTAGCGGCACGGCCAGCGAACCTGCGCGGCCTGAATATGAGGGTATGGGGCTGGGACTTTTCATCGCCAAAACATTCCTCGAACGCTCCGGCGCGCGGCTGCGGTTTGCCAATGGGTCAGACAGCGGTTGGCTGCGCGGGCTGCCCCCCGCAGGCAGCGGTGCGGTGGTCGAAGTCGTCTGGCCGCGCCGCCTGCTGGACCTTGGCCCCGACGATACAGTTATCGGAGAGAACCAGCGCCTGACCGCTTGA
- a CDS encoding ActR/PrrA/RegA family redox response regulator transcription factor has translation MLMQDIADLGPDRSLLLVDDDEPFLRRLAKAMEKRGFEVETAGSVAAGKAIATARPPAFAVVDLRLQDGNGLDVVEVLRDKRADTRVVVLTGYGAIATAVAAVKSGATDYLSKPADANDIVNALLATGGNLPEPPENPMSADRVRWEHIQRVYELCDRNVSETARRLNMHRRTLQRILAKRSPR, from the coding sequence ATGTTGATGCAGGATATTGCTGACTTAGGCCCAGACCGCAGTTTGCTTCTGGTCGATGACGATGAGCCGTTCCTGCGCCGCTTGGCCAAGGCGATGGAAAAACGCGGTTTTGAGGTGGAAACCGCAGGTTCTGTCGCGGCGGGCAAGGCCATCGCCACCGCGCGTCCCCCGGCCTTTGCCGTGGTCGACCTGCGCCTTCAGGATGGCAATGGTCTCGATGTTGTCGAAGTGCTCCGCGACAAACGCGCCGATACGCGGGTTGTCGTGCTGACCGGATATGGGGCGATTGCCACGGCGGTTGCGGCGGTCAAAAGTGGCGCTACGGATTACCTCTCAAAACCCGCTGACGCCAATGACATCGTGAACGCGCTTCTGGCCACCGGGGGCAATCTGCCCGAGCCGCCGGAAAATCCCATGAGTGCGGATCGCGTACGATGGGAGCATATCCAGCGGGTCTATGAACTGTGTGATCGCAATGTATCGGAAACCGCGCGGCGCCTGAACATGCACCGGCGGACCTTGCAGCGGATTTTGGCAAAACGCTCGCCGCGCTAA
- a CDS encoding aminoglycoside phosphotransferase family protein, protein MTKRTLLIDTILQMAGWAEATRKLLAGDASNRRYDRLRKTDGDTAILMDAPPERGEDVRPFLHVATHLADCGLSAPAIYHADSDQGLLLIEDLGDDLFARLMAADPAQELPLYRAAADVLVKLHSAPLPELPLCDAEWLTDMTAPAFDFYAPEGGRQAKDAFGQAFHPLATALDDAPTVVILRDYHAENLLWLPQREGAARVGLLDFQDALLGHPAYDLVSILQDARRDVPRAVEAQIIDYYLGQTEQEDAPFRRAYALLGAQRNLRILGIFARLCLRDGKPHYVDLIPRVWQHLQHNLRHPALAAVADSLAGVLPPPTPEFLEHLKSQCARIPTPS, encoded by the coding sequence ATGACGAAACGCACCCTTTTGATCGATACCATTTTGCAAATGGCAGGCTGGGCCGAGGCCACCCGCAAACTTCTGGCAGGCGATGCCTCTAACCGGCGCTATGACCGGTTGCGCAAAACAGATGGCGATACGGCCATCTTGATGGATGCCCCACCGGAACGCGGCGAAGACGTGCGCCCCTTCCTCCATGTCGCCACCCACCTCGCGGACTGTGGCCTCAGCGCGCCGGCGATCTACCACGCCGACAGCGACCAAGGGTTGCTGCTGATCGAAGACCTTGGCGATGATCTCTTTGCCCGGTTAATGGCGGCCGATCCCGCTCAGGAACTCCCCCTTTACCGCGCCGCCGCTGACGTGCTGGTCAAGTTGCACAGCGCCCCCTTGCCGGAACTGCCGCTTTGCGATGCCGAATGGCTTACCGATATGACGGCCCCTGCATTTGACTTCTACGCGCCCGAAGGCGGGCGACAGGCAAAAGACGCTTTCGGGCAGGCTTTCCACCCCCTCGCCACTGCACTGGATGACGCCCCGACGGTCGTGATATTGCGCGACTATCATGCTGAGAACCTGCTGTGGTTGCCGCAGCGCGAAGGAGCCGCGCGCGTGGGCTTGCTGGATTTTCAGGATGCGCTGCTGGGCCACCCGGCCTATGATCTTGTCTCAATCCTCCAAGACGCCCGCCGCGATGTCCCCCGCGCAGTAGAGGCGCAGATCATCGACTATTACCTCGGTCAAACTGAGCAGGAGGACGCCCCCTTCCGCCGGGCCTATGCGCTGCTTGGCGCCCAGCGCAACCTGCGCATTCTGGGCATCTTTGCACGCCTTTGCCTGCGCGATGGCAAACCGCATTACGTCGATTTGATCCCCCGCGTGTGGCAGCATCTGCAACATAACCTGCGCCATCCCGCGCTTGCCGCTGTGGCTGATAGTCTTGCAGGCGTGCTGCCGCCTCCGACCCCCGAATTTCTGGAGCATCTGAAAAGCCAATGCGCGAGAATCCCGACGCCATCATGA
- the tsaE gene encoding tRNA (adenosine(37)-N6)-threonylcarbamoyltransferase complex ATPase subunit type 1 TsaE: MSDDTLSLLLSSPDETARRARQLARRLLPGDVILLSGDVGAGKTHFARALIAELLDYPEDIPSPTFTLVQTYEGQSGAIWHADLYRLTSTHEIEELGLVEAFHDAICLVEWPDRLGPLAPAGALHISLFPGDEEDSRVLTAQWTQADWSDRLTEWRI; encoded by the coding sequence ATGTCCGACGATACCCTTTCCCTCCTGCTTAGCAGCCCTGATGAGACCGCCCGGCGCGCCCGGCAATTGGCCCGCCGCCTGTTGCCCGGTGACGTCATCCTGCTCAGCGGCGATGTCGGTGCGGGTAAGACCCATTTCGCCCGCGCGCTGATTGCTGAGCTGCTTGACTATCCCGAGGATATACCCTCGCCTACCTTCACGCTGGTGCAAACCTATGAGGGTCAAAGCGGTGCGATCTGGCATGCTGACCTTTACCGCCTGACCTCAACCCATGAGATTGAGGAACTGGGGCTGGTCGAAGCCTTTCACGACGCAATCTGTCTGGTGGAATGGCCGGATCGGCTGGGTCCGCTGGCGCCAGCCGGCGCACTGCATATCAGTCTTTTCCCCGGTGACGAAGAAGACAGCCGCGTGCTGACTGCCCAATGGACCCAAGCCGATTGGTCCGACAGGCTGACCGAGTGGCGCATATGA
- a CDS encoding MSCRAMM family adhesin SdrC, with protein sequence MKRTFLKSTVAALALTAGTAFAQTADTEAGAAATAEATVSGESVSNSAEDLGTSLKKQAEDTAEATRDAADQTAEAVDDAVRSTTDSAEADVESDVEVEGDLTAETESDTNLDAEADLAGDADSESNSTLSAETDSEIEADVDADTDVATDDDATVDSEMTAEIEGENETDLTDDVASDTEANMETDVTRTDTGMSNAFSGMVVGDLVGLTVVEADGDKIGDIDYVIKTDTGYAAIVGVGGFLGLGEHTVAVPLDEISMAAENDLKLSSWTKAELEAQPEVDESAIEGLEDDVRLDDAS encoded by the coding sequence ATGAAACGTACATTCCTGAAATCCACCGTCGCCGCCCTTGCACTGACAGCGGGCACCGCATTCGCTCAGACCGCAGACACCGAGGCCGGTGCTGCTGCGACCGCCGAGGCGACTGTCTCGGGTGAGAGCGTAAGCAATTCCGCCGAGGATCTGGGCACATCGCTTAAGAAGCAGGCAGAAGACACAGCCGAAGCGACACGCGATGCCGCAGATCAGACTGCCGAGGCCGTGGATGACGCCGTGCGCTCCACAACCGACAGCGCTGAAGCTGACGTCGAATCTGATGTAGAAGTCGAAGGCGATCTAACCGCCGAGACAGAGAGCGACACGAACCTTGATGCCGAAGCCGATCTGGCCGGTGACGCAGATTCTGAGTCCAACTCTACGCTCAGTGCGGAAACAGACAGCGAGATCGAAGCGGATGTTGATGCAGACACCGACGTCGCCACTGATGACGACGCGACGGTCGATAGCGAAATGACCGCCGAAATCGAAGGTGAGAATGAGACTGACCTGACCGATGATGTCGCTTCCGATACCGAAGCGAACATGGAAACAGACGTGACGCGCACCGACACCGGCATGAGCAATGCTTTCTCCGGTATGGTTGTGGGTGACCTGGTTGGCCTGACCGTGGTCGAAGCCGATGGCGACAAGATCGGTGACATTGATTACGTAATCAAAACCGATACAGGCTACGCCGCGATCGTAGGCGTGGGCGGTTTCCTTGGCCTTGGCGAACACACTGTCGCCGTGCCGCTTGACGAAATCTCCATGGCTGCTGAGAACGACCTAAAGCTAAGCTCTTGGACCAAAGCCGAACTGGAAGCCCAGCCCGAAGTTGATGAGAGCGCCATTGAAGGTCTCGAAGACGACGTGCGTCTCGACGACGCGTCCTAA
- a CDS encoding GNAT family N-acetyltransferase encodes MIHIRRAGALDTRALAELLNAIIAKGGTTAMVSPVTARELQGWMAAPDSAWHLAEGESGKIKGFQYIEPHPDLPAGGVDVATFVRLGETGFGIGSALFEQTKRAARDLGYGHIHAIIRADNSGGLAYYQSRGFEDFRRLPNCTLTDGTRVDKVWKRFEL; translated from the coding sequence GTGATCCACATCCGCCGCGCCGGGGCGCTTGATACGCGCGCTTTGGCCGAACTGCTGAACGCCATTATCGCCAAAGGCGGCACCACCGCCATGGTCAGCCCCGTCACCGCGCGTGAGTTGCAGGGCTGGATGGCCGCCCCCGACAGCGCATGGCATCTGGCGGAAGGTGAAAGCGGCAAGATCAAAGGCTTTCAGTACATCGAACCCCATCCAGACCTGCCAGCGGGCGGCGTAGATGTGGCGACATTCGTGCGTTTGGGAGAGACGGGCTTCGGCATCGGTTCGGCCCTGTTTGAGCAGACGAAGCGCGCCGCCCGTGACCTAGGCTATGGCCATATCCATGCCATCATCCGCGCCGACAATTCCGGCGGGTTGGCCTATTACCAAAGCCGCGGGTTTGAAGATTTCCGCCGCCTGCCCAACTGTACGCTGACCGACGGCACGCGTGTTGATAAAGTTTGGAAACGGTTCGAGCTTTAG